A genomic window from Herbiconiux aconitum includes:
- a CDS encoding MerR family transcriptional regulator — MDWSIQEVARLAGTTSRTLRHYAQLGIVHPSRIGANGYRYYDESALVTLQRVLLLRELGLGLPAIAGVLENETDAPGALRSHLEWLQSERDRLGRQIASVRATIETMEGGEQLMAENMFDGFDHTQYKEEVEERWGAAAYAASDRWWSSMSAEEKADWQKRVSQLNADWQSAAARGVDPRGEEAQALAGRHYDWLAGVPGTPGASTGGPTKEYFVGLGEMYVADERFAANYGGAAGAAFVRDAMAAYADAHLG, encoded by the coding sequence ATGGACTGGTCGATTCAGGAGGTCGCCCGGCTGGCCGGCACGACGAGCCGCACACTGCGCCACTACGCGCAGCTCGGCATCGTGCACCCCAGCCGGATCGGCGCCAACGGCTACCGGTACTACGACGAGAGCGCTCTCGTGACCCTGCAGCGCGTGTTGCTGTTGCGCGAGCTCGGGCTGGGGCTGCCGGCGATCGCGGGTGTGCTCGAGAACGAGACGGATGCGCCTGGCGCACTCCGCAGTCACCTCGAGTGGCTGCAGAGCGAGCGCGACCGGCTCGGCCGGCAGATCGCATCCGTGCGGGCGACGATCGAGACGATGGAAGGAGGTGAACAACTCATGGCAGAGAACATGTTCGACGGATTCGACCATACCCAGTACAAGGAGGAGGTCGAGGAACGGTGGGGAGCGGCGGCGTACGCCGCGAGCGACCGCTGGTGGAGCTCGATGTCGGCCGAGGAGAAGGCGGACTGGCAGAAGCGCGTCTCGCAGCTCAACGCCGACTGGCAGTCGGCGGCGGCGCGTGGCGTCGACCCTCGAGGAGAGGAGGCGCAGGCACTCGCCGGGCGGCACTACGACTGGCTGGCCGGGGTGCCCGGAACACCGGGCGCGTCGACCGGCGGGCCGACGAAGGAGTACTTCGTGGGCCTCGGCGAGATGTACGTGGCCGACGAGCGCTTCGCGGCGAACTACGGCGGCGCGGCGGGTGCCGCCTTCGTGCGCGACGCGATGGCGGCGTACGCCGACGCCCACCTCGGGTAG
- a CDS encoding GNAT family N-acetyltransferase, which translates to MSERNSERAQHTEHAERLQHTRPAQGVVIRRTVESDWPEVRALRLEMLADTPLAYLETVEHALRRREWEWRAWARDGSSADSITVAAITTEGRWVGTMMSKVPRGHAGAFLYGVYVAPDHRGTAAGVTDALLDRIEEWALGRGDTLTLEVNESNPRAVAAYRNRGFVETGVIRPYPLDHSLRELEMRKPLR; encoded by the coding sequence ATGTCCGAGCGGAACAGCGAGCGCGCCCAGCACACCGAGCACGCCGAGCGCCTCCAGCACACCCGGCCCGCGCAGGGCGTCGTCATCCGTCGCACGGTCGAGTCCGACTGGCCGGAGGTGCGCGCCCTGCGACTCGAGATGCTCGCCGACACCCCGCTCGCCTATCTCGAGACCGTGGAGCACGCCCTCCGCCGCCGCGAGTGGGAATGGCGCGCGTGGGCGCGCGACGGCTCCTCGGCCGACTCCATCACGGTCGCCGCCATCACCACCGAGGGGCGCTGGGTCGGCACCATGATGTCGAAGGTGCCACGCGGACACGCGGGCGCCTTCCTCTACGGCGTCTACGTGGCTCCCGACCACCGCGGAACCGCAGCAGGAGTGACGGATGCGCTCCTGGACCGCATCGAGGAATGGGCACTCGGCCGCGGCGACACCCTCACTCTCGAGGTGAACGAGTCGAACCCGCGTGCTGTCGCCGCCTACCGCAACCGCGGTTTCGTCGAGACGGGCGTCATCCGCCCCTACCCCCTCGACCATTCCCTCCGCGAGCTCGAGATGCGCAAGCCCCTCCGCTGA